From Haloarcula hispanica ATCC 33960, the proteins below share one genomic window:
- a CDS encoding PAS domain S-box protein, which translates to MIGNGLDDVAFAGARQTGAASRDIEVVYLDSDATAREQIHEVLADHSAEMTVTSVATTDAALEAAASTAVSCLVLDPTGLGDIPAPLVSNDRYPVVLYTDATAPDSAATVFDDAETVVRKQGDGQPTFLAEKIVSVVSASADRTESALRDALSGIESRAEANEIAVLLADDGTVHWSSDSVSTFVDRLDDTRRVEGFYDAMRTALPDTPGGRRQLQRLRDAPTEPVAVRVPGSDRDQYLLRHGHELPDAAGGLTLVLLRDITETARRDARTALLDLLVEQAQDGLYTLDERGVIDFCNESFAANLGYEPDELCGEHASTVLAPGELSKGQATVETLLETPEKESTTADLTFYRKDGTEREVSINYTLIHDEAGNYSGLIGVARDITERCNREREYQEMTERLNLALEGAELGVWDWNPKTNDVTFDERWTGMLGYTTNELEPHYETWADLVHPDDLNRVEQALAELKSGETDLYQSEFRMRTKDGDWRWIRDIGKVFEWNDDGEAIRAVGIHQDITEERKRQDAIERQRDELATLNGVNMLIQDLIHALGGAATRHETAETVCERIVESDLCELAWIGERAGADDRLVPKTVAGDNSDVLDDLIVSDGNDQVLCATALVTGAVQTIQDCGDPSEFKQCGAAAREQGFKSAAAIPLVQGNTVHGVLCVYADQPAAFGGRIADSFAVLGKMVGYTLAAVQNRQLLSDDTTLELTFESECSDIPLVSAANAYGCRIEVVESVDTEPTHLLYVSVDEGPPDAVSAHLCSQTEILGSRVVRADDSSGIIELQVTETVQSLLLDVGARCRTVVADDGALSITVEAPPDADSRAIRDAVSDRVPDSTLTAKQECDRTDDILDTETDPRNHLTDRQKEVLRTAFLTGYYAWPRDTNAEQLAERLSIASPTLHQHLRRAQRNLIDAVFDMQ; encoded by the coding sequence ATGATTGGGAATGGCCTCGACGATGTCGCGTTTGCGGGAGCGAGACAGACCGGCGCTGCCAGTCGAGACATCGAAGTCGTGTATCTCGACTCCGACGCGACGGCACGAGAGCAGATACACGAGGTTCTGGCGGATCACAGCGCCGAGATGACGGTGACGAGCGTGGCAACGACGGATGCCGCGTTGGAAGCTGCCGCGTCGACAGCGGTCTCCTGTCTCGTCCTCGACCCGACTGGACTGGGCGATATCCCGGCCCCACTGGTGTCGAACGACCGCTACCCGGTCGTCCTCTACACCGACGCCACTGCCCCGGACAGCGCTGCGACTGTCTTCGACGATGCAGAGACGGTCGTCAGGAAACAGGGGGACGGACAGCCGACGTTTCTGGCGGAGAAGATTGTCAGCGTCGTGTCGGCGTCGGCCGATCGGACCGAGTCCGCGCTCCGAGATGCGCTGTCCGGAATCGAATCGCGCGCTGAAGCGAACGAAATCGCTGTCCTACTGGCGGATGACGGAACGGTACACTGGTCGAGCGACTCGGTGTCGACGTTCGTTGACCGCCTCGACGATACCCGCCGGGTCGAGGGCTTTTACGACGCCATGCGGACGGCACTCCCCGACACGCCCGGCGGCCGTCGACAGCTACAGCGACTCCGGGACGCCCCGACCGAACCGGTTGCGGTCCGGGTTCCGGGTAGCGACCGCGACCAGTACCTCCTTCGACACGGGCACGAGCTACCGGACGCCGCAGGGGGACTCACGCTCGTCCTACTGCGAGACATCACCGAAACCGCCCGGCGTGATGCCCGCACGGCGCTGCTGGATCTCCTCGTCGAGCAGGCACAGGACGGCCTCTACACGCTCGACGAACGGGGTGTCATCGACTTCTGTAACGAGTCGTTCGCGGCGAACCTCGGGTACGAGCCGGACGAACTGTGTGGCGAACACGCCTCGACAGTGCTGGCCCCCGGTGAACTGTCGAAGGGGCAGGCGACTGTGGAAACGCTGCTCGAAACGCCTGAGAAGGAGAGCACGACTGCCGATCTGACGTTCTATCGGAAAGACGGTACCGAACGGGAGGTGTCGATCAACTATACGCTGATTCACGACGAAGCCGGCAACTACAGCGGGTTGATCGGCGTCGCTCGGGACATCACGGAGCGCTGTAACCGCGAGCGGGAGTATCAGGAGATGACTGAGCGATTGAATCTCGCGCTCGAAGGCGCGGAACTCGGCGTCTGGGACTGGAACCCCAAAACCAACGATGTCACCTTCGACGAGCGCTGGACCGGGATGCTCGGCTACACCACGAACGAACTGGAGCCACACTACGAGACGTGGGCCGACCTCGTCCATCCAGACGACCTCAACCGAGTGGAACAGGCGCTCGCGGAACTGAAGTCCGGGGAGACCGATCTGTATCAGAGCGAGTTCCGGATGCGGACAAAAGACGGGGACTGGCGATGGATCCGGGACATCGGGAAGGTGTTCGAGTGGAACGACGACGGCGAGGCGATCAGGGCCGTCGGGATCCATCAGGACATCACCGAAGAGCGGAAACGTCAGGATGCGATCGAACGACAGCGCGACGAACTGGCGACACTCAACGGGGTCAACATGCTCATACAGGACCTCATTCACGCTTTGGGTGGTGCCGCGACTCGCCACGAGACTGCAGAGACAGTGTGTGAGCGCATTGTCGAATCGGACCTCTGTGAGCTAGCGTGGATCGGTGAGCGAGCCGGCGCGGACGATAGACTCGTGCCGAAAACGGTAGCCGGCGACAATAGTGACGTTCTCGACGACCTCATCGTTAGTGACGGGAACGACCAAGTGCTGTGTGCAACAGCCCTCGTGACAGGTGCGGTCCAGACGATACAGGACTGCGGCGACCCGTCCGAATTCAAGCAGTGTGGGGCCGCTGCTCGCGAACAGGGGTTCAAGTCCGCCGCAGCGATTCCACTGGTTCAGGGAAACACCGTCCACGGCGTTCTCTGCGTGTACGCCGACCAGCCAGCGGCGTTCGGCGGCCGAATAGCTGACAGTTTCGCTGTCCTCGGCAAGATGGTCGGGTACACGCTCGCCGCGGTCCAGAACAGGCAACTCCTGTCTGACGATACCACGCTCGAACTGACATTCGAATCGGAATGTTCCGACATACCCCTTGTCTCGGCAGCGAATGCGTACGGATGCCGAATCGAGGTCGTCGAATCTGTCGATACCGAGCCGACGCATCTCCTCTATGTCTCCGTCGACGAAGGGCCGCCCGATGCAGTCTCTGCGCATCTCTGTTCTCAGACGGAGATTCTCGGTTCGCGGGTCGTCCGTGCAGACGATTCCAGCGGCATTATCGAGTTGCAGGTTACAGAAACCGTCCAATCGCTGCTTCTCGATGTCGGTGCCCGCTGCCGGACTGTGGTTGCCGACGACGGGGCGCTCTCTATTACTGTCGAGGCCCCGCCGGATGCCGACTCCCGGGCGATACGGGACGCAGTCTCCGACCGGGTGCCTGACAGCACGCTGACGGCAAAGCAGGAGTGCGACCGGACAGACGACATACTTGACACCGAAACGGACCCACGCAACCACCTGACTGACCGCCAGAAGGAAGTCCTCCGCACGGCCTTCCTGACGGGCTACTACGCCTGGCCCCGAGATACGAACGCCGAGCAACTGGCAGAGAGGCTCAGTATCGCATCACCGACGCTCCATCAGCATCTCCGGCGAGCGCAGCGGAATCTCATCGACGCTGTGTTCGATATGCAGTGA
- a CDS encoding metal-dependent hydrolase, whose translation MMLPTHAIAGLAIATPLLVLAPDHAAVALAGGLVGGVLPDLDLYSGHRRTLHYPSGYTLAALPTAGFAAILQTPLLVALTFVLLGAALHCRMDRYGGGLELRPWEGTSERAVYDHVRGQWRSPKRWIQYDGAPSDVGLMVLVGSPLFVVLDGPFRWVVAAALVTGATYSLLRRRLATLAPVVFGNVPESISAHVPDRYRQ comes from the coding sequence ATGATGCTGCCGACGCACGCGATAGCGGGGCTCGCAATCGCGACACCGCTGCTCGTCCTTGCGCCAGACCACGCCGCAGTAGCGCTCGCTGGCGGCCTCGTCGGTGGCGTTTTGCCCGACCTCGACCTGTACTCGGGCCATCGGCGTACGCTGCATTACCCAAGCGGGTACACGCTCGCGGCGCTCCCGACCGCCGGGTTCGCCGCTATCCTCCAGACACCGCTGCTCGTCGCGCTCACGTTCGTACTGCTGGGCGCTGCCCTCCACTGCCGGATGGACCGGTACGGCGGCGGCCTTGAACTCCGCCCGTGGGAAGGCACGTCCGAACGCGCCGTGTACGACCACGTCCGCGGGCAATGGCGGTCGCCCAAGCGATGGATACAGTACGACGGTGCACCGTCGGATGTGGGGCTGATGGTACTCGTGGGTTCGCCGCTGTTCGTCGTTCTAGACGGGCCGTTCCGGTGGGTCGTCGCCGCGGCCCTCGTCACCGGTGCGACGTACAGCCTCCTCCGGCGTCGACTGGCAACCCTGGCCCCGGTCGTGTTCGGCAACGTTCCCGAGTCGATCTCGGCCCACGTCCCGGACCGTTACCGGCAGTAG
- a CDS encoding KEOPS complex subunit Pcc1: MTAPHRTHLTAEYDNADRARAIERSIRPEIDDIEGDRTTARLSRDGQRVELTVEASDLVALRAGINTWLTLRGVAEDAVAGPQ; this comes from the coding sequence ATGACTGCACCACATCGGACCCACCTGACTGCGGAGTACGACAACGCCGACCGGGCTCGCGCCATCGAGCGGAGCATCCGTCCCGAAATCGACGACATCGAGGGGGACCGGACGACGGCGCGCCTCAGCCGGGACGGACAGCGGGTCGAACTCACGGTCGAGGCGAGTGATCTCGTCGCACTGCGGGCCGGAATCAACACATGGCTGACGCTACGCGGCGTCGCTGAAGACGCTGTCGCGGGACCGCAGTGA
- a CDS encoding DNA-directed RNA polymerase subunit P yields the protein MSYKCSRCKRDVTLDEYGGVRCPYCGHRVLLKERSPDVKEINVN from the coding sequence ATGAGCTACAAGTGTTCACGCTGTAAGCGCGACGTGACGCTGGACGAGTACGGCGGCGTTCGCTGCCCGTACTGCGGACACCGCGTCCTGCTGAAGGAGCGGTCACCCGACGTCAAAGAGATCAACGTCAACTGA
- a CDS encoding 50S ribosomal protein L37ae — protein sequence MWPLGGQQTTMASKSGKTGSSGRFGARYGRVSRRRVAEIESEMNEDHACPNCGEDRVDRQGTGIWQCSYCDYKFTGGSYKPETPGGKTVRRSIRAALSEDEE from the coding sequence ATGTGGCCGCTCGGCGGACAACAGACCACTATGGCTAGCAAGAGCGGAAAGACCGGCAGCTCGGGCCGTTTCGGCGCTCGCTACGGTCGCGTGTCTCGACGCCGCGTCGCGGAGATCGAATCGGAGATGAACGAGGACCACGCCTGTCCGAACTGCGGCGAAGACCGAGTCGACCGCCAGGGGACGGGCATCTGGCAGTGCAGCTACTGTGACTACAAGTTCACCGGCGGCAGCTACAAGCCGGAGACGCCTGGCGGCAAGACCGTCCGACGCTCCATTCGGGCCGCACTGTCCGAAGACGAGGAGTAA
- a CDS encoding DUF2103 domain-containing protein — protein MDCRQCATPLDRPGDYCLVCHTANTDAVVLELDRERATVTSLLDGSVVGQRTVTTTPEGEGSDETVVVELRNFAGLVADEVRRKRPEEVYVTGDRDVIAAVRPQLHYEFFRVEGDDPVQRVIDRQGEPALEVVDAAPSEKLGGSHSTLIGGRSGQRVIQTVAGHPHVKKVIPGPIDAGGASSPTGVRAKATRADANGNVRVLIRDGSSVQENRVVTTAGDRELGEHVRADLNEALKEAELQE, from the coding sequence ATGGACTGTCGGCAGTGTGCCACGCCGCTCGACCGACCGGGCGACTACTGCCTGGTCTGTCACACTGCCAATACGGACGCCGTCGTCCTCGAACTCGACCGCGAGCGGGCGACAGTGACCTCGCTGCTGGACGGGTCGGTCGTCGGCCAGCGGACGGTGACGACGACGCCGGAGGGCGAGGGGAGCGACGAAACGGTCGTCGTCGAGCTCCGCAACTTCGCCGGCCTCGTCGCGGACGAGGTGCGACGGAAACGACCGGAGGAGGTGTACGTCACGGGCGACCGCGACGTCATCGCCGCCGTCCGCCCGCAACTGCACTACGAGTTCTTCCGCGTCGAGGGCGACGATCCGGTTCAGCGGGTCATCGACCGCCAGGGCGAGCCCGCGCTGGAAGTGGTCGACGCCGCGCCCTCGGAGAAACTCGGCGGGAGCCACTCGACGCTCATCGGCGGCCGGTCGGGCCAGCGAGTCATCCAGACCGTCGCCGGCCACCCCCACGTCAAGAAGGTCATCCCCGGTCCCATCGACGCTGGCGGCGCGAGTTCGCCGACGGGCGTCCGGGCGAAGGCGACCCGCGCCGACGCCAACGGCAACGTCCGGGTGCTCATCCGCGACGGCTCAAGCGTCCAGGAGAACCGCGTTGTCACGACGGCCGGCGACCGCGAACTGGGCGAACACGTCCGGGCCGATCTGAACGAGGCACTCAAGGAAGCCGAACTGCAGGAGTAG